A genomic stretch from Psilocybe cubensis strain MGC-MH-2018 chromosome 1, whole genome shotgun sequence includes:
- a CDS encoding FK506-binding protein 5: MAQSTTENTTTTTMTSTSQISEHAVCDIVKQQIAVAKTVLLQAVDLVDNHLTSDEQLTVNSKHLPGSTIGKHLRHARDHFVLLIECMQSPSPRVLSYDTRIRNTPMENSIDGARSALLDAVKQLEEVVPAVNFDEEISLHAITPYMHSFKTTIGRELWFASLHCVHHWSMVRVIAGELGIQLAEDFGFAPSTLVYQDREAPLGKNKL, encoded by the exons ATGGCTCAATCTACTACTGAgaataccaccaccaccaccatgacTTCGACTTCACAAATATCCGAACACGCGGTTTGCGACATTGTTAAACAACAAATTGCGGTAGCAAAGACTGTTCTTCTGCAGGCGGTGGATCTCGTCGACAATCATCTGACGTCGGATGAACAACTGACTGTAAACTCGAAACATCTTCCGGGCTCGACAATCG GTAAACACCTTAGGCATGCCCGCGATCACTTTGTACTCTTGATAGAGTGCATGCAAAGCCCCTCACCTCGGGTGCTATCCTACGATACACGAATTCGAAACACGCCAATGGAGAATAGTATTGACGGGGCGCGATCCGCATTACTCGATGCTGTAAAGCAGTTGGAAGAAGTTGTCCCAGCCGTAAACTTCGACGAAGAAATATCACTGCATGCTATCACACCGTACATGCATTCATTCAAAACCACAATCGGCAGGGAG CTTTGGTTTGCGAGTCTACATTGTGTGCATCACTGGTCTATG GTCCGCGTCATTGCAGGAGAATTG GGAATACAACTTGCTGAAGACTTCGGTTTTGCACCGTCAACCCTGGTATACCAAG ATCGCGAGGCGCCTTTGGGCAAAAATAAATTGTAA
- a CDS encoding Histone deacetylase 2, whose protein sequence is MSEKMIPLDGETQKKRVCYFFDSDIGGFHYGPGHPMKPTRIRMCHSLVMNYGLYKKMEIFRAKPATKREMTQFHSDEYVEFLSRITPSNMNSFVKEQHKYNVGDDCPVFDGLFEYCSISAGGSMEGAARLSRDKCDIAVNWAGGLHHAKKSEASGFCYVNDIVLGILELLRYHNRVLYIDIDVHHGDGVEEAFYTTDRVMTVSFHKYGEYFPGTGELRDVGVMKGKYYALNFPLRDGISDENYKSVFEPVIRQVMESYDPSAIVLQCGTDSLSGDKLGCLNLSMRGHANCVKFVKSFNKPLLLLGGGGYTMRNVSRAWAFETGLAAGVELGPEIPVNEYYEYFGPDYELDVKSSNADDLNSPAYLDRVKRIVLENLRHAGGPPSVQMSDIPSMPIDSALDDPNEDEDLMDPNDRRPMRLLDARRQADGELSDSDDEGEGGRRNHARYRKRESEEPNGNHKFGLGGGILNSGTMNTHGAGPSGHTTAVRLLASAAAESSMDVDTPSAESNAGGSGTEAPVTTTAAADTNQASEAAPESTAEKSEDGEVSVDDKMAVDSVVSTPAVVES, encoded by the exons ATGTCAGAAAAAATGATTCCGCTTGATGGGGAAACTCAAAAGAAACGCGTC TGTTACTTTTTCGATTCGGATATTGGTGGCTTTCATTATGGGCCAGGGCATCC CATGAAGCCCACTCGCATACGCATGTGTCACTCCCTCGTCATGAACTACGGCTTGTACAAGAAAATGGAAATCTTC CGGGCGAAACCTGCTACAAAACGTGAAATGACCCAATTTCACTCGGACGAATATGTTGAATTTCTTAGTCGTATCACTCCAAGTAATATGAATTCTTTTGTAAAGGAGCAACATAAAT ATAACGTTGGTGATGATTGTCCGGTCTTCGACGGACTCTTCGAATATTGCTCTATATCTGCCGGAGGGTCGATGG AGGGGGCTGCTAGACTTAGCCGTGATAAGTGTGACATCGCGGTGAACTGGGCAGGTGGCCTTCACCACGCAAAGAAAAGTGAAGCGAGTGGATTTTGCTATGTAAATG ACATTGTGTTAGGTATCCTTGAACTACTACG GTACCATAACCGTGTTCTATACATTGACATCGACGTGCATCATGGGGATGGCGTGGAAGAAGCGTTTTATACTACTGACAGGGTTATGACTGTGAGCTTCCACAAATATGGGGAATACTTTCCCGGTACAGGAGAACTTCGG GACGTTGGGGTGATGAAAGGAAAATATTATGCCCTCAATTTTCCTTTGCGGGATGGAATCTCTGATGAAAATTACAAATCCGTATTTGAACCC GTAATCCGACAAGTTATGGAATCTTATGATCCATCAGCTATTGTTTTGCAGTGCGGAACAGACTCCTTGTCAGGAGACAAACTGGGATGCTTAAATTTGTCAATGCGAG GTCATGCTAATTGTGTCAAATTTGTAAAATCTTTCAACAAgcctctccttcttctcggCGGCGGAGGCTATACCATGCGCAATGTCAGTAGAGCATGGGCATTTGAGACTGGATTAGCGGCTGGTGTAGAACTTGGGCCGG AAATTCCCGTAAATGAGTATTATGAATACTTTGGGCCTGACTATGAACTTGATGTTAAATCATCAAATGCCGATGACCTGAATAGTCCAGCTTACCTTGATCGGGTAAAACGAATTGTTTTGGAAAATCTTCGACATGCTGGTGGTCCTCCAAGTGTTCAAATGTCAG ACATTCCGTCAATGCCTATCGATAGTGCCCTTGACGATCCcaacgaggatgaagatctCATGGACCCAAATGATCGTCGACCTATGCGTTTGCTAGATGCAAGGCGCCAAGCAGACGGTGAACTTTCTGACTCcgatgacgaaggtgaaggtgGCCGCCGAAACCACGCAAGATACCGCAAACGGGAAAGCGAAGAACCCAATGGTAACCACAAATTCGGTCTCGGTGGAGGTATATTGAACTCTGGTACCATGAATACTCACGGTGCTGGACCCAGCGGTCATACAACCGCAGTCCGCCTATTGGCTTCTGCCGCAGCGGAATCAAGCATGGATGTTGATACTCCTTCAGCGGAGAGTAACGCTGGAGGTTCGGGGACGGAAGCACCAGTCACTACTACCGCGGCCGCGGATACCAACCAAGCCTCTGAAGCTGCCCCTGAATCTACCGCAGAAAAGTCTGAGGATGGAGAGGTATCGGTAGATGATAAAATGGCGGTAGACTCTGTTGTCTCTACACCAGCGGTAGTGGAATCTTGA